A stretch of Patescibacteria group bacterium DNA encodes these proteins:
- a CDS encoding serine protease produces MKGDDKMRDGVRGSRSSGGSRGRGIGVDLEETLAQILVDGGVSPKKVMSIVEKILQVVDGWASRDTRKQYVSQLWRDLACVQKEKRLAVLINVLKVCGLPALTEEEQAQLSGFRGNALFHLRTVGQTIVRDLSNSSTRPATLIVLVMLGIFLFGTFSGTFSQLARSLFAIGRSANAVSQAAMTAPPAGNASFEEMPTLPVNNKPTPTPNPTPTPVPKPIPKALLPKGASGGYMGVSPMPDGERKLLSEGLSTLAGFAFGDTAVKGVGPLWRSVVNRNEENRLSPNSSVLSEYEERMAFYKCQCATPLTPECRKTTNIPAESGSWYDWFVTLAPLYNLTEEESGYVTGAMILCELVNQVSDLWPIPANSAEYGRWIMERRDPETQRFWADVLISAPELSQFRELWEFSGLNPETDDPFGEIITSIASGGELTPLPETKVKDVEVPELESAPVEKEPTSEPTESVQKPVEELSEGGHIGSVIEAMRAKVQRGVFRVGVNSNSSGGMFLGTGFYVVKAGKTYIVTNYHVVSSGCPCFIVDRNGGKRELNPLTSEGSSLLDMAVFEPKGWDIPADAYIFKLGDDPVEGQLVWSTGYPGGSADSFVFNSGDVVAVDTLLGKGAVEGVIVTNAQGDYGSSGAPLLDENLNVVGIYSGAASSDSGKTWEGKGYAFPVSRIDALLSTVLTK; encoded by the coding sequence GTGAAAGGAGATGACAAAATGAGAGACGGGGTTAGAGGTAGTAGAAGTAGTGGGGGTAGTAGAGGTAGAGGTATTGGGGTGGATTTGGAAGAAACGCTTGCGCAGATTCTTGTTGATGGCGGTGTTTCGCCAAAGAAGGTTATGTCCATTGTTGAGAAAATCTTGCAGGTTGTTGATGGTTGGGCGAGCAGGGATACTAGAAAGCAATATGTGTCCCAACTGTGGCGAGACCTTGCTTGTGTTCAAAAGGAAAAGCGCTTAGCTGTCCTTATCAATGTTCTTAAGGTTTGCGGTTTGCCCGCTTTAACTGAAGAAGAACAGGCGCAATTAAGCGGGTTTAGGGGAAATGCGTTGTTCCATCTCCGAACGGTGGGACAAACGATAGTAAGAGATTTGTCCAACTCAAGTACAAGACCCGCTACATTGATTGTTTTGGTAATGTTGGGTATCTTTTTGTTTGGGACTTTTTCAGGTACCTTCTCGCAACTTGCGCGTTCTTTATTCGCTATTGGCCGAAGCGCAAACGCAGTATCGCAGGCGGCAATGACTGCCCCTCCTGCAGGCAACGCAAGTTTTGAAGAAATGCCCACATTGCCTGTGAACAATAAGCCGACACCAACGCCAAATCCAACGCCTACTCCTGTTCCAAAACCCATTCCAAAGGCGCTTTTGCCAAAAGGCGCAAGTGGGGGGTATATGGGGGTGTCGCCAATGCCGGATGGAGAACGGAAACTCTTATCCGAGGGTCTATCCACTTTGGCGGGGTTTGCGTTTGGGGACACGGCTGTTAAGGGGGTGGGTCCTCTCTGGCGATCGGTTGTTAACCGCAATGAAGAAAATAGGTTATCGCCTAATTCTTCTGTTTTATCGGAGTATGAGGAGAGAATGGCGTTTTATAAATGCCAGTGCGCTACTCCTTTAACTCCTGAATGTCGCAAAACCACTAATATCCCAGCCGAAAGCGGGAGTTGGTACGATTGGTTCGTCACGCTTGCTCCTTTGTATAACCTTACGGAGGAAGAAAGCGGGTATGTAACGGGAGCGATGATACTTTGCGAACTGGTCAATCAAGTGAGTGACCTTTGGCCTATTCCGGCAAATTCCGCGGAGTATGGCAGGTGGATTATGGAGAGGCGAGACCCCGAAACCCAAAGGTTTTGGGCGGATGTTCTAATCTCCGCTCCCGAACTTTCACAGTTTAGAGAGTTGTGGGAGTTTTCTGGCCTAAACCCAGAAACGGACGACCCGTTTGGGGAAATTATCACCAGCATTGCCAGTGGTGGGGAACTTACGCCTTTGCCGGAGACGAAAGTTAAGGATGTTGAAGTTCCTGAGCTTGAGAGCGCTCCTGTAGAAAAAGAACCTACCTCCGAGCCGACTGAAAGTGTTCAAAAGCCTGTAGAGGAGTTATCGGAAGGCGGGCATATTGGCTCTGTTATTGAAGCTATGCGCGCTAAAGTGCAACGCGGGGTATTTAGGGTGGGAGTGAATTCCAACAGTAGTGGCGGGATGTTTCTAGGTACGGGGTTTTATGTTGTGAAAGCGGGGAAAACCTACATTGTAACAAATTATCATGTGGTTAGCTCTGGATGCCCCTGCTTTATTGTGGATAGGAATGGAGGAAAGCGGGAGCTAAATCCTTTAACCTCGGAAGGAAGTAGCCTGTTGGATATGGCAGTATTTGAGCCGAAAGGTTGGGATATTCCCGCTGACGCGTACATTTTTAAGTTGGGAGATGACCCTGTGGAAGGACAACTTGTTTGGTCCACAGGTTACCCTGGTGGTTCGGCGGACAGTTTTGTGTTTAATTCTGGGGATGTGGTAGCGGTGGACACCTTATTGGGTAAGGGGGCGGTGGAAGGGGTTATAGTTACTAATGCCCAAGGAGATTATGGAAGTTCCGGCGCTCCGCTATTAGATGAGAACCTAAATGTTGTGGGGATATACTCCGGCGCGGCATCTTCTGACTCCGGAAAGACTTGGGAAGGGAAGGGATACGCTTTTCCTGTTTCAAGAATTGACGCGCTTTTGTCAACAGTGTTAACAAAGTGA